One Methanoculleus sp. 7T genomic window carries:
- a CDS encoding MBL fold metallo-hydrolase, which yields MKTSDRDVQGFIGKEIGNEQAARAMVRKTGCTADRYLPAVIPVPLTLTSAFIVKDRGVLLIDTGNPGDEGPILSAMRRSGIRPDDVSLILVTHGHPDHYGSAEALRDLTGAPVAVHEADAGAVRRGYDGLLFPAGIVSRLIGFATGRMTVLDSGGVEPDIVVEGTADLAAFGVRGKVVPTPGHTAGSVSVLVAGGTAVVGDLLSSLIPGGRPRLPFRTEDPAAARRSLRALLAFGPERIYAAHGGPWTGTEVWRRFGNGRREV from the coding sequence ATGAAGACCTCCGATCGGGACGTGCAGGGTTTTATCGGGAAGGAGATCGGGAATGAGCAGGCGGCCCGGGCCATGGTGCGGAAGACGGGGTGTACTGCCGACCGTTACCTGCCGGCGGTCATCCCTGTGCCGCTCACCCTGACCTCCGCGTTCATCGTCAAGGACCGGGGCGTGCTCCTGATCGACACCGGCAACCCCGGTGATGAGGGACCCATTCTGTCTGCGATGAGGAGGTCCGGCATCCGCCCCGACGACGTCTCCCTGATCCTCGTCACCCACGGTCACCCGGACCACTACGGGAGCGCCGAGGCGCTTCGGGACCTGACCGGCGCCCCGGTCGCCGTTCACGAGGCCGACGCCGGCGCCGTGCGCCGGGGGTATGACGGACTGCTCTTTCCCGCCGGCATCGTATCGCGCCTGATCGGGTTTGCGACGGGTAGGATGACCGTCCTCGATTCGGGCGGCGTTGAGCCCGATATCGTCGTCGAGGGAACCGCTGACCTGGCGGCCTTTGGGGTTCGGGGCAAGGTCGTCCCCACGCCGGGGCATACCGCGGGCTCGGTCTCGGTCCTCGTCGCCGGCGGGACTGCCGTCGTCGGCGACCTCCTCTCCTCTCTGATTCCGGGCGGGAGGCCCAGGCTGCCCTTTCGGACGGAGGACCCTGCGGCGGCGCGGAGGAGTCTCCGCGCACTCCTTGCCTTCGGACCGGAGCGCATCTATGCGGCGCATGGGGGCCCTTGGACAGGAACAGAGGTTTGGAGGCGGTTTGGGAACGGGAGGCGGGAGGTATAA
- the ppcA gene encoding phosphoenolpyruvate carboxylase, whose amino-acid sequence MARIPQCMSTQHPDNVNLPFFAESPELGGEDEVQEAYYAYSHLGCTEQMWDCEGKEVDNFVVRKLLTRYDTFFREKRLGRDVFLTLRVPNPEVETAEAKILLETLESIPRSFDTACLFYGNECPPIFEVILPMTASHVAIDNIYRYYTDIVVGKQERSLGEGGMTIADWIGKFRPDRINVIPLFEEMDHMLDAHNVVRRYLEGKDITDQRVFLARSDPAMNYGLISAVLLNKIALQNLSEVSEETETRIYPIIGVGSAPFRGGLSPETVDQVTAEYPSVHTFTVQSAFKYDHPLEEVQSAVRRLEERKPGRPRPIDAEAALDLIGRYSRAYERRLGPLAPLINRVARYVPERRKRKLHIGLFGYARSTGGITLPRAIKFTAALYSVGLPPEILGLDALDDADIGFIRETYVNFDEDLRAAARYLNTETGFVPRELADRVADLVDVEPDAEHAEITSEIASALRENETGRLSSLVLSAAHRRKFLG is encoded by the coding sequence ATGGCAAGGATACCGCAATGCATGAGCACCCAGCACCCCGACAACGTCAACCTGCCGTTCTTTGCCGAGAGTCCGGAACTCGGCGGTGAAGACGAGGTTCAAGAGGCGTACTACGCCTACTCCCACTTGGGGTGCACCGAGCAGATGTGGGACTGCGAGGGAAAAGAGGTCGACAACTTTGTGGTCAGGAAACTGCTGACCCGGTACGACACGTTCTTCCGGGAGAAGAGGCTCGGCCGGGACGTCTTCCTGACGCTCCGGGTCCCGAACCCCGAGGTCGAGACGGCCGAGGCGAAGATACTCCTTGAGACGCTCGAGAGCATCCCGCGGTCGTTCGATACGGCGTGCCTCTTCTATGGAAACGAGTGTCCCCCGATATTCGAGGTGATCCTCCCGATGACGGCGTCTCATGTCGCCATCGATAACATCTACCGCTATTACACCGATATCGTCGTCGGAAAACAGGAGAGGAGCCTCGGGGAAGGGGGCATGACCATTGCGGACTGGATCGGGAAGTTCCGGCCCGACCGGATCAACGTAATCCCGCTCTTTGAGGAGATGGACCATATGCTCGATGCGCACAACGTGGTCAGGCGCTACCTCGAAGGCAAGGACATCACCGACCAGCGCGTCTTCCTCGCCCGGTCCGACCCGGCGATGAACTACGGGCTCATCAGCGCGGTCCTCCTGAACAAGATCGCGCTCCAAAACCTCTCCGAGGTCTCGGAGGAGACCGAGACCCGGATCTACCCCATCATCGGCGTGGGTTCGGCCCCTTTCAGGGGCGGCCTCTCCCCCGAGACCGTCGATCAGGTCACCGCCGAGTACCCGAGCGTCCATACATTCACGGTCCAGTCGGCGTTCAAGTACGATCACCCGCTCGAAGAGGTCCAGAGTGCGGTCCGGCGGCTGGAAGAGCGGAAGCCCGGGCGGCCCCGTCCCATCGACGCAGAGGCGGCGCTCGACCTGATCGGGAGGTACAGCCGGGCATACGAGCGACGGCTCGGGCCGCTTGCCCCCCTGATCAACCGGGTTGCCCGTTATGTTCCCGAGCGACGGAAGCGAAAACTGCACATTGGCCTCTTCGGCTACGCCCGGAGCACCGGCGGGATTACCCTGCCGCGGGCGATCAAGTTCACCGCCGCCCTCTACTCGGTCGGTCTTCCTCCCGAGATCCTTGGTCTGGATGCGCTTGACGATGCGGACATCGGGTTTATCAGGGAGACCTACGTCAACTTCGACGAGGACCTGAGGGCCGCCGCCCGCTACCTTAACACGGAGACCGGGTTCGTCCCCAGGGAACTTGCGGATAGGGTGGCCGACCTGGTCGATGTCGAGCCGGACGCGGAGCATGCGGAGATCACGAGCGAGATCGCTTCGGCGCTCCGTGAGAACGAGACAGGAAGGTTGAGTTCACTTGTCCTCTCGGCCGCGCACCGGCGGAAGTTCTTGGGATGA
- a CDS encoding protease inhibitor I42 family protein, whose protein sequence is MVQVKSIYGILVAGFLVACMLMAGCTSQPTVPGNATETPTPTATATAAPAEEFVFNETADNTTATLPAGSEIKIRLAENPTTGYSWNVTSSRGLQYVNETYIAPETGLVGAGGTHEWQYLAAEKGTGEFSAIYKRPWENVTGNETTFTMMFTIE, encoded by the coding sequence ATGGTTCAGGTAAAGAGTATCTACGGCATCTTGGTTGCAGGATTCCTGGTAGCCTGTATGCTCATGGCCGGTTGCACATCGCAGCCGACGGTACCGGGAAACGCGACCGAGACACCCACGCCGACAGCGACCGCAACGGCCGCACCCGCGGAGGAGTTTGTCTTTAACGAGACGGCCGACAACACAACCGCCACCCTCCCGGCGGGGAGCGAAATCAAGATCCGCCTCGCCGAGAATCCGACGACCGGCTATTCGTGGAACGTCACCTCATCCCGCGGGTTGCAGTACGTGAACGAAACCTACATAGCGCCCGAGACCGGGCTCGTGGGGGCCGGAGGCACGCACGAATGGCAGTACCTCGCCGCCGAGAAGGGCACCGGTGAGTTCTCTGCGATCTACAAGCGCCCGTGGGAGAACGTGACCGGAAACGAGACCACATTCACGATGATGTTCACCATCGAGTGA
- a CDS encoding class I SAM-dependent methyltransferase encodes MVHHLRPRRHARRDEAARRLWQHPESVLDGIGLAPGDIFIDVGCGDGFFALPAARKVGPHGRVCGIDIDAEALDLLQEKALGEGLENVVLHRGMAEEVILCEGCADVVFFGIDLHDFVDPVRALGNAKRMAAPTGVIVDVDWKKETLPLGPPPEKKFSPEYAAALMAEAGLEVKTVAESGPYHYIITAVPGR; translated from the coding sequence ATGGTGCATCACCTACGCCCCCGGAGACACGCTCGGAGGGATGAGGCCGCGCGGCGGCTATGGCAGCACCCCGAGTCTGTCCTTGACGGGATCGGGCTTGCTCCCGGGGATATCTTCATCGACGTCGGGTGCGGGGACGGATTCTTCGCGCTTCCTGCCGCCCGGAAGGTCGGGCCGCACGGCCGCGTCTGCGGGATCGATATCGACGCCGAAGCGTTGGACCTGCTGCAGGAGAAAGCCCTCGGCGAGGGGCTCGAGAACGTCGTCCTCCACCGCGGGATGGCCGAGGAGGTCATCCTCTGCGAGGGTTGCGCCGACGTCGTCTTCTTCGGCATCGACCTCCACGACTTCGTCGACCCGGTCCGGGCGCTCGGCAACGCAAAGAGGATGGCGGCACCCACCGGGGTGATCGTCGACGTGGACTGGAAGAAGGAGACCCTTCCCCTCGGTCCGCCGCCCGAGAAGAAATTCAGCCCGGAGTATGCGGCGGCGCTGATGGCGGAAGCCGGGCTTGAGGTCAAGACGGTCGCCGAATCGGGGCCGTACCATTACATCATTACGGCCGTGCCGGGGCGGTAG
- a CDS encoding COG1361 S-layer family protein: MIRMSATAPFGSIRRRAIGCIVGALALALILIPAAAAADAPTVVVSNYTVTPAVLMPGDEGTITVVLTSTASAAVGSALNVQVGTGGVNTSQNTPSNAYIENVLLNGEGIEVLTGSYQDIGELGPGQSIPLTFRIRAPGAEGIYFPEVWVGVRDAAGVRYPIPVNVNSAYALIKKPSIRVERTVPASVDPGDSFNVTLTLLNEGRASASDVSVKINASSHAITPKTSENYYIPVLEPGGTSVLSMAFETDTNAPLGLEPVFVTIDYRNADLAAFRQVETIGIPIVGRAEMGVASIRTDPTRIVAGDQVDLTVRIENTGTADAKSVRATIDDLDLPGTKEAFLGTIEPGNDGPAVFSLQAGRAGEFPYTLTIQYTDDYGAHTTKQALRMIVAEPNPVPAIAVAAAVLIIVVVAAFLWYRRRKEE, encoded by the coding sequence ATGATCCGGATGTCTGCGACCGCTCCTTTCGGGAGCATAAGAAGGCGTGCGATCGGGTGTATCGTCGGCGCACTCGCCCTAGCCCTGATTCTCATCCCGGCGGCGGCAGCCGCGGACGCTCCGACGGTCGTCGTCTCCAACTATACCGTCACCCCGGCCGTCCTGATGCCGGGGGACGAAGGGACGATCACGGTGGTGCTCACGAGCACGGCGTCCGCAGCCGTGGGGTCGGCACTCAACGTCCAGGTGGGCACGGGGGGTGTGAACACCTCGCAGAACACGCCGAGCAACGCCTACATCGAGAACGTGCTCCTAAACGGCGAGGGAATCGAGGTCCTGACCGGGAGTTACCAAGACATCGGCGAGCTCGGCCCCGGCCAGTCTATCCCGCTCACCTTCCGGATCCGTGCCCCCGGCGCGGAGGGCATCTACTTCCCGGAGGTCTGGGTCGGGGTGCGGGATGCGGCCGGTGTGAGATACCCCATACCGGTGAACGTCAACTCCGCATATGCCCTGATCAAGAAACCCTCGATCCGGGTGGAGAGAACCGTCCCGGCATCGGTCGACCCCGGCGACTCCTTCAACGTCACGCTCACCCTCCTCAACGAGGGCCGGGCGAGTGCAAGCGACGTCTCCGTCAAGATCAACGCAAGTTCCCATGCGATCACCCCGAAGACGTCGGAGAACTACTACATCCCCGTACTTGAGCCCGGCGGGACGTCGGTCCTCTCAATGGCGTTCGAGACCGATACCAACGCACCGCTCGGGCTTGAACCGGTCTTTGTCACCATCGACTACCGAAACGCCGATCTCGCGGCGTTCCGGCAGGTTGAGACGATCGGCATCCCCATCGTCGGCCGCGCCGAGATGGGCGTCGCCTCCATCAGGACCGATCCTACCCGGATCGTCGCCGGAGACCAAGTAGACCTGACGGTCAGGATAGAGAACACCGGGACGGCGGACGCAAAGTCTGTCCGGGCGACCATCGACGACCTGGACCTCCCGGGGACGAAAGAGGCGTTTCTTGGGACGATAGAGCCCGGGAACGACGGTCCGGCGGTATTCTCCCTGCAGGCAGGCCGAGCGGGAGAGTTTCCCTACACCCTCACCATCCAGTATACCGACGACTATGGAGCGCACACAACCAAACAGGCTCTGCGGATGATCGTTGCGGAGCCGAACCCGGTCCCGGCGATCGCCGTCGCGGCAGCGGTCCTCATCATCGTTGTCGTGGCCGCATTCCTCTGGTATCGGAGACGAAAGGAGGAGTGA
- a CDS encoding ABC transporter permease produces the protein MFAGLGVSAFLAWKSIERGSKGTLALTIMIVALIFVNLVFLPSIISGVVKTFDDQSINFDFGNLVIEPREGSQYIDNVTGLQKKVERIPGITGTSPRIAAGVTYFYRGRNAASTLYGITPEDERSVTKIADYMTEGEFLSNGDTDAIIMGTTLAGQEGEEAGGLPSLQGVVVGDSVEVAYPNGETRTYRVKGIYETQSFGVDTAAFVTSREMSGVLGLRDQTSTVLVKTEVDGREEEYKKELLSYGIQEEIRTFREKAGGFVDQAIQSFNIINSISTLVSLIIAVVVVFIVIFINTVNRRRQIGILKAIGIDQQIIINSYVLQVLFITAVGVLAGMALAAAVTTYLTAYPLVFPGGPVYPVVEASAILRSIASLFAVSVVAGYVPAWQIVREDILSAIRG, from the coding sequence GTGTTTGCAGGCCTCGGGGTCTCTGCGTTCCTAGCGTGGAAGTCCATAGAGCGCGGGAGTAAAGGGACGCTCGCCCTCACCATCATGATCGTCGCCCTTATCTTCGTGAACTTGGTCTTCCTCCCCTCCATCATCTCCGGGGTCGTCAAGACCTTCGACGACCAGTCGATCAACTTTGACTTCGGAAACCTGGTCATCGAGCCCCGGGAAGGGAGCCAGTACATCGACAACGTGACCGGCCTCCAGAAGAAAGTCGAGCGGATCCCCGGGATCACCGGCACATCTCCCCGGATAGCCGCCGGAGTGACCTACTTCTACCGGGGCCGCAACGCCGCAAGCACGCTCTACGGCATAACCCCCGAGGATGAGCGGTCGGTCACCAAGATCGCCGACTACATGACCGAAGGCGAGTTCCTCTCGAACGGGGATACCGACGCCATCATCATGGGCACGACCCTCGCGGGGCAGGAGGGCGAGGAGGCGGGCGGCCTCCCCTCCCTTCAGGGGGTCGTGGTCGGCGACTCGGTGGAGGTCGCCTACCCGAACGGCGAGACGCGGACCTACCGCGTGAAAGGGATCTACGAGACCCAGTCTTTCGGCGTCGATACGGCAGCCTTTGTCACCAGTCGGGAGATGAGCGGGGTGCTGGGGCTCCGCGACCAGACCTCTACGGTCCTCGTGAAGACCGAGGTCGACGGCAGGGAAGAGGAGTACAAGAAGGAACTCCTCTCCTACGGTATCCAAGAAGAGATCCGGACGTTTCGAGAGAAAGCGGGGGGTTTCGTCGACCAGGCAATCCAGAGTTTCAACATCATCAACAGCATCTCGACGCTCGTCAGCCTGATCATCGCCGTCGTGGTGGTCTTCATCGTGATCTTCATCAACACCGTGAACCGGCGGCGGCAGATCGGGATCTTAAAGGCGATCGGCATCGACCAGCAGATCATCATCAACTCCTACGTCCTCCAGGTCCTCTTCATCACCGCCGTCGGGGTGCTGGCCGGGATGGCGCTCGCGGCCGCCGTGACGACCTACCTGACCGCCTACCCGCTCGTCTTCCCGGGCGGTCCGGTCTACCCGGTCGTGGAAGCCTCCGCCATCCTCCGGAGCATTGCAAGCCTCTTTGCGGTCTCGGTGGTAGCGGGCTACGTTCCTGCGTGGCAGATCGTCCGGGAGGATATCCTCTCCGCAATCAGGGGATGA
- a CDS encoding ABC transporter ATP-binding protein, with protein sequence MIVAENLMRVYAMGKVEVRALAGVSLEVAKGEFVGIMGASGSGKSTLLHILGLLDRPTSGRVRIDGTDVLALSDHQRTLFRLNRLGYVFQDYALIGELTARENVYLTSLVRGAPKEEYLRRSAEILERVGLGDRMDHRQSELSGGEQQRVAIARALVNNPSILLADEPCANLDSQTSRSILDLFARLNEDLNQTIVMVSHEEWHKEYFCRVVTLRDGLIGDMEACRRRPGSGNSRETP encoded by the coding sequence ATGATCGTCGCAGAGAACCTCATGAGGGTCTACGCCATGGGCAAGGTGGAGGTCCGCGCCCTCGCCGGCGTCTCGCTTGAGGTCGCCAAGGGGGAGTTCGTCGGGATTATGGGGGCGAGCGGCAGCGGGAAGTCGACGCTCCTGCATATCCTCGGGCTCCTCGACCGCCCCACCTCCGGCAGGGTCAGGATCGACGGGACCGACGTCCTTGCCCTCTCCGACCACCAGCGGACCCTCTTCCGGCTGAACCGGCTCGGCTATGTCTTTCAGGACTATGCCCTCATCGGCGAACTCACAGCACGGGAGAACGTCTACTTGACGTCGCTTGTCAGGGGGGCTCCAAAGGAGGAGTACCTCAGGAGGAGTGCCGAGATCCTCGAGCGGGTCGGCCTCGGCGACCGGATGGACCACCGGCAGAGCGAACTCTCGGGCGGGGAGCAGCAACGGGTGGCGATCGCGCGTGCGCTCGTGAACAACCCGAGCATCCTGCTCGCCGACGAGCCCTGTGCCAACCTGGACAGCCAGACATCGAGGAGCATCCTCGACCTCTTTGCCCGACTCAATGAAGACCTGAACCAGACGATCGTGATGGTCTCGCACGAAGAGTGGCATAAGGAGTACTTCTGCCGGGTCGTCACCCTGCGGGACGGGCTGATCGGCGATATGGAGGCGTGCAGGAGGAGGCCGGGCTCGGGGAACAGTAGGGAGACCCCGTGA
- a CDS encoding DUF1059 domain-containing protein — MQEVKTFRCKDLGLACEFEEKAESENELMKRIEGHVQTAHQMNPEQPEVREKLLKAVK; from the coding sequence ATGCAGGAAGTCAAGACATTCAGGTGCAAGGACCTCGGCCTTGCGTGCGAATTCGAGGAGAAGGCGGAGAGCGAGAACGAGCTGATGAAGCGTATCGAGGGGCATGTCCAGACCGCCCACCAGATGAACCCGGAACAGCCCGAAGTCCGGGAGAAACTCCTCAAGGCGGTGAAGTGA
- a CDS encoding 2'-5' RNA ligase family protein, which translates to MHELPDTVAVDVVLLPPGPIMDLAIGANRTLLAGNPGGGIRLDNEGCLPHISVAMFPAKREDLPAITANVDRVARRCSPMALTIDAVAKHRVNTGETVSVFHILRPEIIQLFHKTIMNAVKPYQAPPAGPEMFAGEASAASVDCLLRFPKTSAYERYSPHITLGFGDLPELIPGIDFPIRFEATKAAVCRLGNHCTCRRILAEFDLGAGVLAGHGRTVRR; encoded by the coding sequence ATGCACGAACTTCCCGATACGGTTGCCGTCGACGTCGTCCTTTTGCCCCCCGGACCGATCATGGACCTCGCGATCGGCGCGAATCGGACCCTGCTCGCCGGCAACCCGGGCGGTGGGATACGCCTCGATAACGAGGGCTGCCTTCCGCACATCTCGGTCGCCATGTTCCCTGCGAAGCGTGAGGATCTCCCGGCGATAACCGCAAATGTCGACCGGGTTGCCCGACGTTGCTCTCCCATGGCCCTAACCATCGACGCCGTCGCAAAGCACCGAGTAAACACTGGAGAGACCGTCTCCGTCTTTCACATCCTGCGGCCGGAGATCATCCAACTCTTCCACAAAACAATCATGAACGCCGTAAAGCCCTACCAAGCACCTCCGGCCGGGCCCGAGATGTTCGCGGGCGAGGCGTCCGCAGCATCGGTCGACTGCCTCCTACGGTTCCCGAAGACCTCCGCTTATGAACGTTACTCTCCGCACATCACGCTCGGGTTCGGCGACCTTCCCGAGTTAATCCCCGGGATCGACTTCCCCATCCGGTTCGAGGCGACGAAGGCCGCCGTCTGCCGTCTGGGCAACCATTGCACCTGCCGGAGGATCCTTGCCGAGTTCGACCTCGGAGCCGGCGTACTCGCCGGCCACGGCAGGACGGTTCGCCGTTAG
- a CDS encoding methyl-accepting chemotaxis protein: protein MTSTTPSSGNSAEHAGKSAEELTRFRLLAQGLDSVELPMHLIDTDYTIVYINQAAANLLRMRKEDAVGKRCYDLYRTGNCRTAQCPCRVAMERHTVYRCDNACGDAIIDCTGAPLTDGQGRVVGAIEYFPDVTEKRRAVADILRVAGEAREGNLLARTETERYTGDIRELAEGVNGIIEAVVEPLEEAMRLADAYASGNYVVRFSEKIYAAGEFQKFKEALNHIGTSSSATVVNLNSAIAQLEAGTAEMGKGSDEIAKASEQVALTSQRCADLSKQVLQQIESVDRQIADLSASNEEVASTAQDVLERSSKAAARGKEAQNLGNAANRKMVDVEKIAERSVVEIEQLNTQIREIDKIVKIINDVASQINLLALNAAIEAARAGEHGRGFAVVAGEVRNLAGEAKSATRHIEQVIDAVQVSSERTAASIKSANSEIDSGVESVNQTIEALNEIIAETGAVTRSIAEIAKATEDQANVANHVVQAMSEGTRLTKETQAQVESLAALAEETSASTEEIGSATHELNAMAVRLKATTKNIKV from the coding sequence ATGACCAGCACCACACCATCATCAGGAAACTCGGCAGAGCATGCCGGTAAATCCGCGGAAGAACTCACACGGTTCCGGCTCCTCGCCCAGGGGCTCGATTCGGTCGAGCTGCCCATGCACCTGATCGATACCGACTACACGATTGTCTACATAAACCAAGCGGCCGCAAACCTCCTCCGGATGAGGAAGGAGGATGCCGTTGGGAAGCGGTGTTACGACCTCTATCGGACCGGAAACTGCAGAACCGCCCAATGCCCGTGCAGGGTCGCAATGGAGCGGCACACTGTTTACCGTTGCGACAATGCCTGCGGAGATGCGATCATCGACTGTACCGGCGCGCCGCTGACCGACGGGCAAGGAAGGGTCGTGGGTGCGATCGAGTACTTCCCCGACGTGACCGAGAAGAGGCGGGCGGTTGCCGATATCCTCCGTGTGGCCGGGGAGGCACGGGAGGGGAACCTGCTGGCTCGGACAGAAACAGAGCGGTACACGGGAGACATCCGGGAACTTGCCGAAGGGGTGAACGGGATCATCGAAGCGGTGGTGGAGCCGCTCGAAGAGGCGATGAGGCTTGCGGATGCCTACGCCTCTGGAAACTACGTCGTTCGGTTCAGCGAAAAAATCTATGCCGCCGGTGAATTCCAAAAGTTCAAAGAGGCGCTGAACCACATCGGAACCTCCTCATCGGCGACCGTCGTCAACCTCAACAGCGCTATCGCCCAGCTGGAGGCCGGGACGGCGGAGATGGGCAAAGGCTCGGATGAGATCGCGAAGGCGTCGGAGCAGGTGGCTCTGACGAGCCAGCGTTGCGCAGACCTCTCAAAGCAGGTCCTCCAACAGATCGAGAGCGTCGACCGCCAGATCGCCGACCTCTCCGCGTCCAACGAGGAGGTGGCGAGCACCGCGCAGGATGTCCTTGAACGGTCAAGTAAGGCTGCAGCCCGGGGTAAGGAGGCACAGAACCTCGGGAACGCAGCCAACCGGAAGATGGTCGACGTCGAGAAGATCGCAGAGCGGAGCGTCGTGGAGATCGAGCAGCTCAATACTCAGATCCGTGAGATCGACAAGATCGTCAAGATTATCAACGACGTCGCGAGCCAGATCAACCTCCTTGCGCTCAACGCCGCGATCGAGGCCGCCCGGGCCGGGGAGCACGGTCGTGGGTTCGCGGTCGTAGCCGGCGAAGTCAGGAACCTTGCCGGCGAGGCAAAGAGCGCGACCCGTCACATCGAGCAGGTCATCGACGCGGTCCAGGTCAGCAGCGAGAGGACGGCGGCTTCGATAAAGTCGGCGAACAGCGAGATCGATTCCGGCGTCGAGAGCGTGAACCAGACGATCGAGGCCTTAAACGAGATCATCGCCGAGACCGGGGCCGTCACCCGGAGCATCGCAGAGATAGCAAAGGCGACGGAAGATCAGGCAAACGTCGCCAACCACGTAGTGCAGGCCATGAGCGAGGGGACCCGGTTGACCAAGGAGACCCAGGCACAGGTGGAGAGCCTCGCAGCCCTCGCAGAGGAGACCAGCGCCTCCACCGAGGAGATCGGCAGCGCCACCCATGAACTCAACGCCATGGCGGTGCGCCTCAAAGCGACCACGAAGAACATCAAGGTCTGA
- a CDS encoding chemotaxis protein CheW gives MAATVDVVEFEIQNSLYALDIGVAREIVEMMPVTSIPRSPPYLAGIINLRGELTNIINLADLLNPTSSGSVSGSQKIIVLVPEAAGGSNIGIIVDEVHSVIKVSEEDTETMDGSISSAAYIKGIIKLGRVEGAKQAGKDLVIWIDLPKLLGDLVTRGRGAA, from the coding sequence ATGGCAGCGACTGTTGACGTGGTGGAGTTTGAGATACAGAACTCCCTTTACGCCCTCGATATCGGCGTTGCAAGAGAGATCGTCGAGATGATGCCGGTCACTTCGATTCCCCGATCTCCCCCGTACCTTGCCGGTATCATCAACCTGCGGGGGGAACTCACGAACATCATCAACCTTGCAGACCTCCTCAACCCGACGTCGTCCGGGAGCGTCTCCGGGAGCCAGAAGATCATCGTTTTGGTCCCGGAGGCGGCAGGAGGCTCAAACATCGGCATCATCGTGGACGAGGTCCATAGCGTCATCAAGGTCTCGGAAGAGGATACCGAGACCATGGACGGGTCGATCTCGAGCGCGGCCTACATCAAGGGCATCATCAAACTCGGTCGCGTCGAGGGGGCCAAGCAGGCGGGAAAGGACTTGGTTATCTGGATCGATCTCCCGAAACTCCTCGGCGACCTTGTCACCCGCGGCCGTGGGGCGGCATGA